Proteins found in one Roseofilum capinflatum BLCC-M114 genomic segment:
- the hisH gene encoding imidazole glycerol phosphate synthase subunit HisH: MSVIAVIDYDMGNLHSVCKGLEKAGATPKVTDLATEIQQADAVVLPGVGAFDPAVEHIRSRHLEDPIKEAIASGKPFLGICLGLQILFDYSEEGQQPGLGILPGAVRRFHGEPGITIPHMGWNHLHFTQPHIPLWKHLSTASWMYFVHSYYVDPQDKGVCAATVTHGTQRVAAAIAHNNLMAVQFHPEKSDRAGLQILSNFVEHVRSPTQVCV; encoded by the coding sequence ATGTCAGTTATCGCCGTCATCGATTACGATATGGGTAACTTGCACTCGGTCTGTAAAGGTTTGGAAAAAGCCGGTGCAACCCCCAAAGTAACCGACCTGGCCACAGAAATCCAGCAAGCAGACGCTGTGGTTTTGCCAGGGGTAGGGGCCTTCGATCCAGCCGTGGAGCATATTCGATCGCGCCACTTAGAAGATCCAATTAAGGAGGCGATCGCCAGTGGTAAGCCCTTTCTCGGTATTTGTTTAGGATTACAAATCCTGTTTGACTATAGCGAAGAAGGACAGCAACCGGGTCTTGGCATTCTCCCTGGAGCAGTGCGTCGTTTCCACGGGGAACCGGGAATTACTATTCCTCACATGGGATGGAATCATCTCCACTTTACCCAACCCCATATCCCCTTATGGAAGCACCTATCAACTGCGTCTTGGATGTATTTTGTCCACTCGTACTATGTCGATCCCCAGGATAAAGGGGTCTGCGCGGCTACCGTGACCCATGGAACTCAAAGGGTCGCTGCGGCGATCGCCCACAACAACCTCATGGCTGTTCAATTCCATCCCGAAAAATCCGACCGTGCCGGATTACAAATCCTCTCTAACTTTGTGGAGCATGTCCGCTCTCCCACTCAAGTTTGTGTTTAA
- a CDS encoding glycosyltransferase, producing the protein MTLQFLLVFPNMFGFKGGIQVYSAFLLQAWQQLYPQGHYDVLLKYDREIPPSHSFLPQTRFWGFGYFPRWVQSLLLAFTLLKLSLQKPPQLMICTHVNYSVVFHWIKRWLGIPYWVVAHGTEVWEISEPGLQKALYHADRVVAVSEYTRSRLLKEQDLRTEQVVVLPNTFDPGRFEIKPKPQYLLERYGLSPEQPVILTVSRLGRSARYKGYGILLDALVLLRQRIPNIHYVLVGKGDDRPWIEAKIDALDLSSSVTLTGLIPDEELCDHYNLCDVFALPSQGEGFGIVYLEAMACGKPALGGNQDGAIDPLAGGEWGSLVDPEDVEAIADTLYQILQKKHPNPRFYEPEALRNYVIQTYSPDQFRHQLNSLLSLQGL; encoded by the coding sequence ATGACTCTTCAATTTTTACTCGTTTTTCCCAATATGTTTGGCTTCAAAGGCGGAATCCAAGTTTATTCAGCCTTTCTACTCCAGGCTTGGCAACAGCTCTACCCCCAAGGCCACTATGATGTGTTGCTCAAATACGATCGAGAGATTCCCCCATCCCATAGTTTTCTCCCTCAAACTCGATTTTGGGGTTTTGGCTACTTTCCTCGCTGGGTGCAAAGCCTACTTTTGGCCTTCACCTTGCTGAAACTGAGTTTACAAAAGCCTCCCCAGCTTATGATTTGTACCCATGTGAACTACAGTGTGGTCTTCCATTGGATTAAGCGGTGGTTGGGGATTCCCTATTGGGTTGTGGCTCATGGCACTGAGGTTTGGGAGATCTCGGAACCTGGATTACAGAAAGCTCTGTATCATGCCGATCGCGTGGTAGCGGTGAGTGAGTATACGCGATCGCGTCTTTTGAAAGAACAGGATCTCAGAACAGAACAGGTTGTCGTCTTACCCAATACGTTTGATCCGGGACGATTTGAGATTAAACCTAAACCCCAGTATTTACTCGAACGCTATGGACTCTCTCCAGAGCAGCCCGTTATTTTAACCGTTAGTCGTCTCGGACGTTCCGCTCGCTATAAAGGGTATGGCATCCTCTTAGATGCTCTGGTGCTACTGCGCCAAAGAATTCCCAATATTCATTATGTGTTGGTGGGAAAAGGGGACGATCGCCCCTGGATTGAGGCTAAAATTGATGCCCTCGATCTGAGTTCATCCGTAACTCTAACGGGTTTAATTCCCGATGAAGAACTCTGCGACCATTATAATCTCTGCGATGTCTTTGCTCTGCCCAGTCAAGGGGAAGGATTTGGAATTGTCTATTTAGAAGCAATGGCTTGCGGAAAACCCGCATTAGGAGGAAATCAGGATGGGGCGATCGATCCCTTAGCGGGAGGGGAATGGGGTAGTTTAGTCGATCCCGAAGATGTGGAGGCGATCGCCGATACTCTTTACCAAATTTTACAAAAAAAACACCCCAACCCTCGATTCTATGAACCTGAAGCGCTCCGGAATTATGTGATACAAACCTACAGTCCTGACCAATTTCGCCATCAACTCAATAGCTTACTGTCTTTGCAAGGTCTATGA
- a CDS encoding ABC transporter ATP-binding protein encodes MATVVLENVYKHFDRAVSSAPSEIEGKNAQNQKAPVLRNVNLTVEDGEFLVLVGPSGCGKSTLLRIISGLESLTGGQVWIDDRQVNTLPPKARNTAMVFQNYALYPHMTVYENIAFGLRRGNPERSLEHWMKRGGVALTRSLPPGLRYLSPEERQIQAQVQQVARLLEIETLLERLPKQLSGGQKQRVALGRAIARNPQVFLMDEPLSNLDAQLRMQTRSQIVQLQRQVGVTTIYVTHDQVEAMTMGDRIAVMNQGELQQVAPPLDLYHRPANQFVAQFIGSPPMNFIPVELSAPLLLRHSQFRLTLPEAWKYPLQKLGETALILGIRPEHLQESAPAPKNLPIQVQAVEQLGHETLISGTLPEDSTRLNLRLDQPRSLEVGETLWFSMIPEQIHVFSAQTGLAIFPIDNQNHKKF; translated from the coding sequence GTGGCAACAGTAGTTTTAGAAAATGTTTATAAGCACTTTGATCGGGCTGTTTCATCAGCTCCATCTGAGATTGAGGGTAAAAATGCTCAGAACCAGAAGGCTCCGGTTTTGCGGAATGTTAATTTGACGGTGGAGGATGGGGAGTTTTTGGTGCTGGTGGGGCCGTCGGGGTGCGGGAAGAGTACCCTGTTGCGGATTATTTCGGGTTTGGAGAGTTTGACGGGGGGACAGGTTTGGATTGACGATCGCCAAGTCAATACCTTACCCCCCAAAGCTCGCAATACCGCTATGGTGTTCCAAAATTATGCTCTCTATCCCCACATGACGGTTTATGAGAACATTGCCTTTGGCTTGAGACGGGGCAATCCAGAGCGATCGCTGGAACACTGGATGAAACGCGGGGGAGTGGCGCTGACGCGATCGCTCCCTCCCGGTTTGCGCTATCTTTCCCCAGAAGAGCGCCAAATTCAAGCACAAGTGCAACAGGTGGCGCGATTATTGGAAATTGAGACGCTTTTGGAGCGCTTACCGAAGCAGTTGTCTGGGGGACAGAAGCAACGGGTGGCTCTGGGACGGGCGATCGCCCGAAATCCCCAAGTTTTCCTCATGGATGAGCCATTATCCAATCTAGATGCTCAGTTACGGATGCAAACGCGATCGCAAATTGTGCAACTTCAGCGCCAAGTGGGAGTAACCACCATCTATGTCACCCACGATCAGGTCGAAGCCATGACTATGGGCGATCGCATCGCCGTCATGAATCAAGGAGAACTGCAACAGGTAGCTCCCCCCTTAGACCTCTATCATCGCCCCGCCAATCAGTTTGTCGCCCAATTCATCGGTTCCCCACCCATGAATTTTATCCCCGTCGAGCTGTCTGCCCCCCTCTTATTGCGCCATTCCCAATTTCGCTTGACCTTACCCGAAGCCTGGAAATACCCCTTACAGAAATTAGGTGAAACCGCTCTCATCTTAGGCATTCGCCCCGAACACCTTCAAGAAAGTGCCCCCGCGCCTAAAAATTTACCCATTCAGGTGCAAGCCGTAGAGCAACTCGGCCATGAAACCCTAATTTCGGGAACTCTCCCAGAAGACTCCACAAGGCTTAATCTCCGATTAGATCAACCGCGCTCCCTGGAGGTCGGTGAAACCCTCTGGTTCTCCATGATTCCTGAGCAGATCCATGTATTTTCTGCCCAGACAGGATTGGCCATTTTCCCCATTGACAATCAAAACCATAAGAAGTTCTGA
- a CDS encoding chlorophyll a/b-binding protein, with the protein MDDRETLPNRNAWKVGFTPQAEIWNGRLAMVGFVVALGIQVASSDGFLGVFGF; encoded by the coding sequence ATGGACGATCGGGAAACTTTACCAAACCGTAACGCTTGGAAGGTGGGATTCACCCCCCAAGCAGAAATCTGGAATGGCCGTTTAGCGATGGTCGGCTTTGTGGTTGCTCTAGGGATTCAAGTCGCTTCTAGTGATGGATTTCTAGGTGTTTTTGGATTTTAA
- a CDS encoding type II secretion system F family protein: MPNFVADVRDSMGNAKRETVKADSLGAARAELLSRGLEVGTVKKAPLFDFANIDMDELNENFAAATASVTVKDKAIFSRQFAAMVNAGVGMVRCLGVLTEQCENPKLKKALKAISAEVQEGSSLSESMGKHPDCYDDLYVAMVSAGEVGGVLDDVLNRLAKLLEDSARLENQIKSAMSYPTTVGTLAVIIFVALTVFLIPTFADIFADIGVELPLFTQMMLKISGFLTNFQQSVPVVVVLIVLKFVYDRWYKTPQGKKIMDKQFLKVPLFGDLIKKTATARFCRTFGTLSRAGVPILTSLEIVRDTSGNQTIADAVEASRQEIQGGGMISAALDRYQVFPALAISMISIGEETGQIDQMLMKVADFYEDEVEQAVKGLTSMLEPVMIVVIGGMVGSILLAMYLPMFKVFETM, encoded by the coding sequence ATGCCTAACTTTGTTGCTGATGTTCGAGATTCCATGGGAAATGCCAAGCGAGAAACCGTTAAAGCGGACTCCCTTGGTGCAGCTCGTGCTGAGTTACTCAGTCGAGGCTTAGAGGTAGGCACAGTCAAAAAAGCACCCCTGTTTGACTTTGCCAACATTGACATGGACGAGCTAAATGAAAACTTTGCGGCGGCGACTGCTAGTGTCACTGTAAAAGATAAAGCCATCTTTTCTCGCCAGTTTGCTGCGATGGTTAATGCTGGGGTGGGAATGGTGCGCTGTCTAGGGGTTTTAACTGAACAGTGTGAAAATCCTAAACTGAAGAAAGCGCTCAAAGCAATTTCGGCAGAAGTGCAAGAGGGGTCAAGTTTATCTGAGTCAATGGGTAAACACCCGGATTGTTATGATGACCTGTATGTAGCGATGGTTTCAGCCGGAGAAGTTGGGGGGGTACTCGATGATGTACTCAACCGTCTCGCGAAGTTGCTGGAAGATTCGGCCAGACTGGAAAACCAAATTAAATCAGCCATGTCTTATCCCACTACGGTGGGGACTTTGGCGGTGATTATTTTCGTTGCCTTAACGGTGTTTCTGATTCCCACTTTTGCTGATATCTTTGCTGATATTGGGGTAGAGTTACCCCTGTTTACCCAAATGATGCTGAAAATTAGTGGGTTTTTGACAAATTTCCAGCAATCAGTTCCTGTTGTAGTGGTGTTGATTGTTCTCAAGTTTGTCTACGATCGCTGGTACAAAACCCCTCAAGGTAAGAAAATCATGGATAAACAGTTCCTGAAAGTGCCTTTGTTTGGGGATTTGATTAAAAAAACGGCAACGGCTCGGTTTTGCCGGACTTTCGGAACCCTATCCCGTGCAGGGGTTCCCATTCTTACTTCTTTGGAAATTGTCCGGGATACGTCTGGAAATCAGACGATTGCGGATGCGGTAGAAGCTTCCCGCCAAGAAATCCAAGGAGGGGGGATGATTAGCGCGGCTCTTGACCGGTATCAAGTTTTTCCTGCCCTGGCGATTTCGATGATTAGTATTGGGGAAGAAACAGGACAAATTGACCAGATGCTGATGAAGGTGGCTGACTTCTATGAAGATGAGGTAGAACAAGCGGTAAAAGGGTTAACCAGTATGCTCGAACCGGTGATGATTGTGGTCATCGGGGGTATGGTGGGTTCGATTTTGCTGGCGATGTACCTGCCGATGTTTAAGGTGTTTGAGACCATGTAA
- a CDS encoding type IV pilus twitching motility protein PilT, with translation MDYMIEDVMESLVEQGGSDMHIQAGAPIYFRLSGKLTPQPQFGEMLDPQDCQRLIFGMLNNNQRKDLEQNWELDCAYGVKGLSRFRVNVYRERGCYAACLRALASKIPNFEKLGVPEIMREMSERPRGMVLVTGQTGSGKTTTMAAILDLINRTRAEHILTVEDPIEYVFPNIKSLFHQRQRGEDTKSFSNALKAALREDPDIILVGEMRDLETIGLAVSAAETGHLVFGTMHTNNAAGTIDRLLDVFPPIQQPQIRAQMSGSMVGVCSQNLVQKIGGGRCAAQEIMVNTPAIANLIREGKTTQIYSAIQTGGKMGMQTMEMALAKLVNDGKVSYEDAIGKCNKVDELMRLVQPAKQKL, from the coding sequence ATGGACTACATGATCGAAGATGTGATGGAATCCTTGGTTGAACAAGGAGGATCGGATATGCACATTCAAGCCGGTGCGCCGATCTATTTTCGCCTCAGTGGTAAATTAACCCCCCAGCCCCAGTTTGGGGAAATGCTTGACCCTCAAGATTGTCAGCGCCTGATCTTTGGGATGCTTAACAATAACCAGCGTAAAGATCTAGAACAAAACTGGGAATTGGACTGCGCTTATGGGGTCAAAGGACTCTCTCGCTTCCGGGTGAATGTGTATCGGGAACGGGGGTGTTATGCGGCTTGCTTGCGAGCCTTGGCTTCTAAAATTCCTAACTTTGAGAAGTTAGGAGTTCCGGAAATCATGCGGGAAATGTCCGAGCGTCCACGGGGAATGGTCTTAGTTACCGGACAAACCGGGTCGGGTAAAACGACAACCATGGCGGCGATTCTGGACTTGATTAATCGCACTCGTGCAGAACATATTCTGACGGTGGAAGACCCAATTGAGTATGTTTTCCCCAATATTAAAAGTTTGTTTCACCAACGGCAACGGGGAGAAGATACCAAGAGCTTCTCTAATGCTTTGAAAGCGGCTCTGCGGGAAGATCCGGATATCATTCTAGTCGGGGAAATGCGGGACTTGGAAACCATTGGTCTGGCGGTATCGGCGGCGGAAACGGGTCACTTGGTCTTTGGAACCATGCACACGAATAATGCCGCAGGAACCATTGACCGACTGCTCGATGTGTTCCCTCCCATTCAACAGCCCCAAATTCGGGCGCAAATGTCTGGCTCTATGGTGGGGGTTTGTTCCCAAAACTTGGTTCAGAAAATTGGTGGCGGACGCTGTGCAGCTCAGGAGATTATGGTGAATACGCCAGCTATTGCCAACTTGATTCGGGAAGGAAAAACCACTCAAATTTACTCCGCGATTCAAACCGGTGGGAAAATGGGAATGCAGACGATGGAGATGGCCTTGGCGAAATTGGTCAATGATGGCAAAGTCTCCTATGAAGATGCGATCGGTAAATGCAATAAGGTCGATGAGTTGATGCGTCTGGTTCAACCTGCCAAGCAAAAACTGTAA
- a CDS encoding O-antigen ligase family protein codes for MKPSSVNLNQGFLLLLLISSLLSRLKIPGLGIGIHFILMGTIGLAAILYNRQSFIRVVQCYPQLGIILSLFYSWIWISAFCSDWRAIAIHYTLKYSIYGIVLCALVALLGSKLQISTADKIVLSLLMIIGIGGFLEQTFPNNGLINLLSYPDSYPRIRSIIQNPNPFGVLMAISAIITLLWNRDRSYLPRQYWVYPFIILIALSGSRNGWLVLFIGFVLVQITHQISVRLVTHIFLFFIICLLVIQPSSERLVPQIWANLSAPQAAIAQTSSLPSANSAILSPPPIPHSSIDDRLILWKQATKTALEHPISGVGVGVFQEVFCRQIYGHSRFNTHNLFLSIWVELGIVGVFFFLLTLGIVLKIAIQGHQTLLHFIPFILFLSSQMVDYFIYEYAVTTIALYLFVRPLILIQDRTKIASDPLQ; via the coding sequence ATGAAACCCTCTTCGGTTAACCTCAATCAAGGATTCCTGCTTCTCCTGTTGATCTCCTCTCTCCTGTCACGCCTTAAAATTCCGGGTCTGGGGATTGGTATTCATTTTATCCTCATGGGAACCATTGGATTAGCTGCCATTCTCTACAATAGACAGTCTTTTATACGAGTAGTCCAGTGCTATCCCCAGTTAGGGATAATACTAAGCCTTTTCTATAGTTGGATATGGATTTCTGCCTTCTGTAGTGATTGGAGGGCGATCGCCATCCACTATACCTTAAAATACTCAATTTATGGAATCGTGTTATGTGCTTTAGTCGCTTTGCTGGGGTCAAAACTCCAGATCTCAACTGCGGATAAAATTGTTTTATCGCTACTGATGATCATTGGTATCGGAGGATTTCTAGAGCAAACCTTTCCCAATAATGGACTCATTAACCTGTTGAGCTACCCAGACTCCTATCCCCGTATCCGCTCCATCATACAAAATCCCAATCCCTTTGGCGTGCTAATGGCCATCAGTGCTATCATCACCTTGTTATGGAATCGCGATCGCTCCTATCTGCCTCGGCAGTATTGGGTATATCCCTTCATTATCCTCATCGCCTTATCCGGAAGTCGTAATGGCTGGCTCGTCTTGTTCATTGGATTTGTTTTGGTTCAGATCACTCACCAAATTTCAGTTCGATTAGTCACCCATATTTTCCTATTTTTCATTATTTGTTTACTCGTCATTCAACCCTCCTCTGAGCGTCTTGTTCCCCAAATCTGGGCGAATCTAAGTGCCCCTCAAGCCGCCATTGCCCAGACTTCTTCCCTGCCATCCGCAAACTCAGCGATTCTTTCTCCCCCACCCATCCCCCATAGCTCCATAGATGACCGATTAATTTTATGGAAACAAGCCACTAAAACCGCCTTAGAACATCCCATTTCTGGGGTAGGAGTTGGTGTATTTCAAGAAGTCTTTTGCCGTCAAATCTATGGTCACTCTCGCTTTAATACCCACAACCTCTTCTTGAGTATCTGGGTTGAACTAGGCATCGTCGGTGTTTTTTTCTTCCTATTGACTTTAGGGATAGTCCTGAAAATAGCAATTCAAGGCCATCAAACCCTACTTCACTTTATCCCCTTTATTCTATTCTTATCCTCTCAAATGGTTGATTACTTTATTTATGAATATGCAGTAACCACCATAGCCCTTTACTTGTTCGTCCGTCCCCTCATTCTAATTCAGGATCGCACGAAAATAGCATCCGATCCGCTTCAATAA
- the rpoD gene encoding RNA polymerase sigma factor RpoD, whose amino-acid sequence MTQAKNLLPTLEPPELEEALYAIEEEELEDYLGTTPDEDGGKSGKVRAIRRKTQVKKKHYTEDSIRLYLQEIGRIRLLRADEEIELARKIADLLELERLRDDLEEGLEREPSDAEWAESVGMPLPQFRYRLHLGRRAKDKMVQSNLRLVVSIAKKYMNRGLSFQDLIQEGSLGLIRAAEKFDHEKGYKFSTYATWWIRQAITRAIADQSRTIRLPVHLYETISRIKKTTKLLSQEMGRKPTEEEIAERMEMTIEKLRFIAKSAQLPISLETPIGKEEDSRLGDFIESDGETPEDDVSKSLLREDLEGVLGTLSPRERDVLRLRYGLDDGRMKTLEEIGQIFNVTRERIRQIEAKALRKLRHPNRNSILREYIG is encoded by the coding sequence ATGACCCAGGCTAAAAACCTACTCCCAACCCTCGAACCCCCCGAACTTGAAGAGGCACTGTACGCAATAGAGGAGGAAGAACTAGAGGATTATCTAGGCACAACTCCTGATGAGGACGGCGGTAAGTCTGGCAAAGTTCGTGCGATACGTCGGAAGACCCAAGTCAAGAAAAAGCATTATACAGAAGACTCTATTCGTCTGTATTTACAAGAGATTGGTCGGATTCGACTGTTAAGGGCTGACGAAGAAATCGAACTGGCTCGTAAAATTGCTGATTTATTAGAATTAGAGCGTCTAAGAGACGATTTAGAAGAAGGGCTAGAACGAGAGCCTAGTGATGCAGAATGGGCGGAGTCTGTGGGAATGCCTTTACCCCAGTTTCGCTATCGTCTGCATCTGGGAAGACGGGCTAAGGACAAAATGGTGCAGTCCAACTTACGTCTGGTCGTTTCGATCGCCAAAAAATATATGAATCGGGGCTTATCCTTCCAAGATTTGATTCAGGAAGGTAGCTTAGGCTTAATTCGGGCAGCCGAGAAATTCGATCACGAGAAAGGCTATAAGTTCTCAACTTATGCCACGTGGTGGATTCGTCAAGCGATTACGCGGGCGATCGCCGATCAATCTCGTACCATTCGCCTTCCGGTTCACCTGTACGAAACCATTTCTCGGATTAAAAAGACCACTAAACTGCTCTCCCAAGAAATGGGACGCAAACCTACTGAGGAAGAAATTGCAGAACGGATGGAAATGACCATCGAAAAACTGCGGTTCATCGCTAAATCTGCCCAACTGCCCATCTCCCTAGAAACCCCCATTGGTAAGGAAGAAGACTCCCGCTTAGGAGACTTCATTGAATCCGATGGCGAAACCCCAGAAGACGATGTGTCTAAGAGTTTGCTGCGGGAAGACTTAGAAGGCGTTTTGGGAACCCTCAGTCCTCGCGAACGGGATGTTTTGCGTCTGCGCTATGGCTTAGATGATGGACGGATGAAAACCCTAGAGGAAATTGGGCAAATCTTTAATGTTACGCGGGAGCGGATCAGGCAGATTGAGGCGAAAGCCCTGCGTAAACTGCGTCATCCCAATCGCAATAGCATTTTACGGGAATATATCGGCTAA
- a CDS encoding nucleoside 2-deoxyribosyltransferase, with translation MLNELSWIYLAAPLFTQAEQEFNTKLAQRLQSAGNTVFLPQEEAKNLTQTEEIFKRCLYGLDRAHLVLVILDGADADSGTCFEVGYAYAKKIPAIGLRTDFRGTGDDWGLNLMLLQSCNHLLLAQRKPPQKIPSNITIISPGEDYFPILQKIIE, from the coding sequence ATGCTTAATGAACTCTCTTGGATTTACCTAGCGGCTCCCTTATTTACACAAGCCGAGCAAGAATTTAATACTAAGTTAGCCCAACGGTTACAGTCTGCTGGCAACACTGTTTTTTTACCCCAAGAAGAAGCAAAAAACCTGACTCAAACTGAAGAAATATTTAAGCGTTGTTTATATGGACTCGATCGCGCCCATCTCGTCTTAGTGATATTAGATGGTGCAGACGCAGATTCTGGGACTTGTTTTGAAGTTGGATATGCTTACGCCAAGAAAATACCCGCGATCGGCTTGCGAACAGATTTTAGAGGAACCGGAGATGACTGGGGATTGAATTTAATGCTGCTTCAAAGCTGCAACCATTTACTCCTAGCTCAACGGAAACCACCCCAAAAAATTCCCTCTAATATTACCATTATTTCTCCTGGAGAAGATTATTTTCCCATTTTGCAGAAAATTATTGAATAA